One Halobacterium wangiae genomic window, CGTACTCGGCGACGACGCGGAGCGCGCCACCGGCTTCCGACTCGAGCGCCTCGACGAGCGCGTTCTCCCCGGACATGGTGACTGTTTGCGAACGGTACGTGTTGAAAGCTTGGGCAGACTCGGCAGATTCGTCGACGAACGCTCGGCGGTCGAGAGGCGGTCTCCGCCGGCGCTACCGGGAACTCCCGTCGATCGTCCGGTTGTCCTCGTAGTTGAAGTCCTCGCCGGCGGCCGGCCCGGTCGCGAGGAACGGGAGGTTGAGCTCCCACTCCGCGGTGATGGAGAACTGCGACAGCGGGTCCGAGAGGAACCCGCCCAGCGGGCCTACGCCGTCGAACTGCAACTGGACGTCGACGACGACGACGCGGATGTCCATCGCCGTGCCGACCGCGCTGAACCCGAAGTCGCCGGCGGCGCCGAGGTTCGTCAGCAGGTCGAAGTGCAGCCAGAACGTGATGTGTGGGCTCTCGCCACCGAGGTCGAAGCGGTGGCCACCGTCCCCCTCGACCGGGGGACCGGCCGCCGCGCCACCGACGAACGTCGACAGCACCACCATCGCCGCGAGGACCACGCCGACGCTACGCGTGCGACTCACGCACCGTGCTACTCCGAGAACGAACATAGTACTACCGCCTGAGGCGACCGGGTGAGCCGGTCAGATGAAGCGGAACGTCTCGAGGTTCTTCGGCGCGAACGTCCGCATGTTGAACTCGTGGTAGAGCGCACTGGAGAGGTCCTGGGTCGAACTCTCGTCGCCGTGGACGCAGAGCACCTTCTCCGGGCGGGGGTTCATCGTGCGGACGAAGTCCTCGAGGCCCTGCCGGTCGGCGTGGCCGGAGAAGCCGTCGACGGTCTCGACCTCCATGTTCAGGGAGAGCCGTTCCGTGCGCCCGCCGTCGCGGCTGTCCGGCATCGGAATCTCGTCCCAGCCGGACTGGATGCGGCGGCCGAGCGTCCCCTGGGCCTGGTAGCCGACGAACGTCATCGTGGAGTTCGGGTCCGGACCGATGTGCTGGATCCAGGACATGATGGGGCCGCCGGTCACCATCCCGGAGGTCGAGATGATGATGCACTCGTCGCCGTCGGCCACGTCCTGGCGTTCCTCCTCGCCGCCGTCGATGTGGTTGAACTGGGGCGCGAGGAACGGGTTCTCGTCCTCGTGGAAGATGCGGTCGCGGAGGTCGTCGCGGAGGTACTCGGGGTACGTCGTGTGGATGGCCGTCGCCTCCCAGATCATCCCGTCGAGGTGGATGGGCATCTCGGGGATGTCGCCCTTCCGCATCGCCTCCTCGAGGACGAGCATCATCTCCTGGGAGCGCCCGACGGCGAACGCCGGGATCAGGACCTTGCCGCCGCGCTCGTACGTCTCGTTGATGACGCGCTTGAGCTTCCGTTCGGAGTCCTCCTGGTCGGTCTGGTAGTCGTTGCGGCCGCCGTACGTGGACTCGAGGACGAGCGTCTCGACGCGCGGGAAGTCGTTGACGGCGCCGTTGAACAGGCGCGTGTCGTCGTAGTGGATGTCACCGGAGAACGCGACGTTGTAGAGGCCGTCGCCGATGTGGAAGTGCGTCACCGCGCTCCCGAGGATGTGGCCGGCGTTGTGGAAAGTGAGCTTCACGTCCGGCGCGATGTCAGTCACGTCGCCGTACTCCAGCGGGATGGTGTGCTTGATCGCCTCGCGGACCATCTCGGACTCGTACGGCGGCGATCGGCCCTCCTTGGCGGCGACGTCGAGGTAGTCGAGCGTGAGCAGTCCCATCAGGTCGCGGGTCGGCTCAGTGGTGTAGATGGGGCCGTCGTAGCCGTACTTGAAGAGGAGGGGGATGAGCGCGGAGTGGTCGAGGTGGGCGTGGGTCAGCACGACCGCGTCGATGGTGGCCGCGCCCGCGCCCAGTGCCTCCTGTACCTGGAGGTAGGGGACCTCGTCCTGGCTACCGGGTTTGTCGCCGCAGTCGATGAGGATGCGCGTCTCGGGCGTCGAGAGGATGAAGGCCGCGCGCCCGACCTCACGACAGCAGCCCAGCGTGGTGATGCGGACGTACTCGTCGTCGGACATCTGCTCGCGGTGGATCTGGCGGCCCACCCGTTCGAGGATGTCCCGGCGGTCGTCCCGCTCCTGTTTGAGGAAGTTCCGGACGTTCGACACCGTCGAGGACTCGATGGGCGGCGTCCGGACGACCTCGGGCGTCCAGCCCGCTGCTTCCGTGATCTCCCGGAGCGTCGAGCCGTGACGGCCGATGACCATCCCCGGCTTCTGGGCCTCGACGACGACTTCGCCGGTGTCCTCGTGGAAGTCGAGGTTGGTGACGCCCGCGTCCTCGGGGATGACGTCGAGAATCTTCTCCCGGGCGCGCTCCGGGTTCGAGAGGACCTCCGGGTCCGGGCGCACGGTGATACGCTTGCGCAGCTGGCTCGCCAGCTGGCGGATGAGGTTGCCGTCCTGGGCGAACTGCTTGGGGTCCCGGGTGTAGACGACGAGCTCGGGGCCCTCGTACTTCACGTCGGTGACAGAGATGTCCGGCGGAATCTCGTTGGCAATCTGCTCCTGTAACTCCTCTAACTGCTGGTCTACAGTGCTCATAGTCGATAGGTGTGCGTTCGGGAGTCCGCGAACCCCGGGCTACTGCCGTCTCTCCCTGGCCGGCACGCGCCGGCGGGCGAGTGGTCCGAAAAACGTGGTGTTCGAGCCCACAGTGTCGGCATATCAGTAGTGAGTGCGGCAGTCCCGGCC contains:
- a CDS encoding beta-CASP ribonuclease aCPSF1 yields the protein MSTVDQQLEELQEQIANEIPPDISVTDVKYEGPELVVYTRDPKQFAQDGNLIRQLASQLRKRITVRPDPEVLSNPERAREKILDVIPEDAGVTNLDFHEDTGEVVVEAQKPGMVIGRHGSTLREITEAAGWTPEVVRTPPIESSTVSNVRNFLKQERDDRRDILERVGRQIHREQMSDDEYVRITTLGCCREVGRAAFILSTPETRILIDCGDKPGSQDEVPYLQVQEALGAGAATIDAVVLTHAHLDHSALIPLLFKYGYDGPIYTTEPTRDLMGLLTLDYLDVAAKEGRSPPYESEMVREAIKHTIPLEYGDVTDIAPDVKLTFHNAGHILGSAVTHFHIGDGLYNVAFSGDIHYDDTRLFNGAVNDFPRVETLVLESTYGGRNDYQTDQEDSERKLKRVINETYERGGKVLIPAFAVGRSQEMMLVLEEAMRKGDIPEMPIHLDGMIWEATAIHTTYPEYLRDDLRDRIFHEDENPFLAPQFNHIDGGEEERQDVADGDECIIISTSGMVTGGPIMSWIQHIGPDPNSTMTFVGYQAQGTLGRRIQSGWDEIPMPDSRDGGRTERLSLNMEVETVDGFSGHADRQGLEDFVRTMNPRPEKVLCVHGDESSTQDLSSALYHEFNMRTFAPKNLETFRFI
- a CDS encoding DUF7332 family protein — encoded protein: MSRTRSVGVVLAAMVVLSTFVGGAAAGPPVEGDGGHRFDLGGESPHITFWLHFDLLTNLGAAGDFGFSAVGTAMDIRVVVVDVQLQFDGVGPLGGFLSDPLSQFSITAEWELNLPFLATGPAAGEDFNYEDNRTIDGSSR